TCCTGTGGAGTATCTATTTCCTGGCATCTAATAGAAACAGCCTTCATTGGGTTAAACTTCTCTATAATTTGATAGACATGCCCTTTACCCGACTCTAATTTCGCAGCATCAATCTGAACTAGCCCTGACCATTCATAGTTTCCTTTAGTCCTTGAAAAACTAGTTATAAATTCTTCAGACTTGTCTTGAATAATATTAACAAGTACTGGGTCCTCTGTATTAATATCACAGTACCCAATACACTCATTTCTAGACTCTAGGAACAACTGGAAGTCTTCTGGATGCACCAACAGATCTCCATCAAGCGAAATGACTAAACCTTTCGCATGCTTAGCTCCCAAAGATAAACTAGCCCCAGTTCCAGTCGTTAGATAGTCATGATTAAAAACAAAAGTTACATCCTTCCTTACGGTCAACACATGCTCAATAACCTGATCAGCTTGAAAACCAACAACTACTCGAACATCCTCAATGTTCTTTAACATTTCCAATTGCCAGGAGATAAGAGGCTTTCCCTCTAATTCAATCAATGCTTTAGTGATACCTAACCCTAATCTTGAACCTACTCCCGCACAGTTTATAACAACTGTCTTAGAAATCGACATAATTGATCCTCCTGATATATTGCATGAGTAGCATATGCCAAAACTGATTTTGCTGGAGCGTGCACCCCCCCATAAGCTAAACCAATAGTTGCTTCTCTTATCATTTCAGCATCGTTGTTCCCTTCACCCACAGCAACAAATTCACCTGGTATCTTCTTTGCTACTTGCCTCTTTTCAAGCACTTCCAACACTCTGACAATTTTCCCTTTTTCTACCTCAGCTCTCGAAGTAAAACTTTTGACTCCTAGCTGCTGACAAAGGGGCCCCACCCAAACATCCAAATTACCTGTTACGATATTACATTGTTCCTTGTTCTCATTGATAAACTCAACAATTTTCTTGTTCAAAGGGGCACTCAGTACTATATCCTGAACTACTTTAACTGGAATTGATTTTAACAAGTCAACTCTTTTAAGAAAGCTTTCATGAAAAGGAATGAGTCCCTTTATAGTATCTTCTGTTAATTTTTTTATCTCTTCGTACAATCCTAACTCTTTGGATATAATAGGAAGTAATTCTTTTTTTGTAATTGTTCCATCCAAATCAAATAAAAATGTCCACTCTTTCTCCACTTCACTGCCTCCTTAGACGGAAGTAACATTATTTCTTTAAACCCTTCGTAAAACGAAAATCCATTGTTTTGTTTCCTTCTGAGCTTTTATATCTCGGAAAAAGAATTCCTCATTCACTTCCATTTTGAATCCATTTTCAAGAAAAACGTCAAACAATTCAAAATACTCTTTTTCTGTTCTATAAATTGCACTATAATCACTTTTAAGGCTCTCTGAATAAAATTTATTAAGTGTAAGACGTTCATTAATTGCAATAGGTTCAGACAAATAAATGATACTTTCTTGTTCTAACCTTTCACTTAAATCTGTTAAAACGTACTTTACATCCTCATCATTCATGTACATTAACACGCCCCCAGATATAACAAAACGGTTAAATTTCTGTTTAAGAGGCAATTCGATCTGACCGTTCGCTATCTCTTGCATAGAAGAATGAAGGAAAAATGTGGATTCTTTTTTTTGAATGTCATCCCTTTTTTTAATTATCTCAATTAGTTCTTTAACATAATCTACTCCCACGTAAGCTTTGGCAAAAGGAGTAATATACTTAGTTATTCGCCCTGTACCACAACCGGCTTCAAGCACAACACTATTGGTATCTAGCTTCAAGAGAGGTAGCCTTTGTTCCACTTCAAAATTAGTCCATTCTTCTATCTTGGATTTATCTCGATCACCAACTAAAACGACTGGTGCATCTACATCAATCGAAACTTTATTAAATGCTCTCTTTTTATAAAATTCGTGGAGACTTTGGTAATCTATCCTTACATTGTCATTGTATACTCTACTCATGTTCTATCCCCCCACTATTCATTTAGTAAAATCTCAGTACCATCCTTAAATTTAATATATGACGCAGAACAGTGCCCTTCTCTCTATTTCAGGTGGGATTTTCATAAAATCACCATAAACTAGTGTTAAAATTTCTGTATAACCTTTAGGAGCAAAAAAGGTTTTTCCTTCAAAATTAACTTCAACTCTCTCTCTATACCATTCACTTTTATAAGTCTGCTTAAATGTGTTATGACTGGCTAACAATGAAGTCTCTTTCTCTTTGTCCCATTTAGCAAATTTTTCGAAAAGCATAATTACAATGTTTCTTGGTACATACGAAAGTAGCTTGTAAATGAGCTTAAGATATAATTTATTGGCATTCTTTTTCCCTACTTGGGACCAAAGAATTTTCCTACAAATCTTGCATACTAAATTTATGATTGTTATTTTAAGTTTACTATTCGAAATATTGTCTAACGGGAGAATATCCAAAAATATACCGTCTTCTTGTTTGATATGTTCTTGGCCAGCTCGAATGTATGAAGTGTCTTTTAACCTAAGCTTTCCATACACCCAGTTATAAAATATATCTGTTTCTTGCGTCTGCAAAAAAAACCTTTCTGTATTCAATTCTTTTTTACACAAATCACAAAATTTTTCATAATCATTTCTTAACATCTGAACGTCTATATCATCATCCCATGGAACAAATCCCTTATGTCGCACTGCTCCAATTAAAGTCCCGTATGCTAAATAATATTTAATATCATGTTCTTTACATATCCTATCTAGTTCAACAAGCAACAATAGAATATCGCTCTGCAGATGCTTTAACTGCTCTTCATTCAATTTGATATAGTTTACCAACGAGTTCAGAGGCCACGACTCCCCTCAACAGACCCATTCTTCAAATCAATATGAGCTAAAATCCGTTCATAATCATCAAAGTAATCAATTTCAGCCCAAAAATGTCCAGAAATATCAATTGTATCTATACGCTTTTCCTTTATTAATGAATATAGTATATTCTCCCACCATAACTGATGATGTTGATCTCCAATCAACATGTTTAATCTTTCGCTAAAATATTCTAAAAATTTCGATTTAATTTTACCTATACCGACATATTCGCAACTACGTTCTTGAATAGGTAATTCCTTTCCATATTTTGTGATTAGTCCGTTTTCTAATTTCAAAAAGTAATCTCCAACAGTAATCCTTTCAGTATCAACAAGTAGCGCACATTCTTTTTCCGTACTTATAATAAGATCCAGTATGGATTCATTAAAATAAACATCGCCATTCATGATAATTGTGTCCTCAGTCAATTCAGCACGCGCGAACCATATTGAAGCAATACTGTTTGTAACATCGTAAAAAGGATTGTAGTAATAAGTAACATCCATGCCTTCCAATGCTTTGTAGATTTCCGACTTGTAATAACCTACACACACTACTGGTTTAATATTTCGTTCGATCAGCATCATAATATTTCTTCTAATCAAAGGAGTACCATCTACTGGAAGTACACATTTGGGTATCGCCTCGATCATTCTGGATATTCTTGTGCCCTTTCCAGCTGCTAGTATGATGGCTTTCATGGCTGTCCCTACCTTCAATGATAGATTTAACAGGGTAAAGATTTTTCTATGTTCTCGAACTCATTCCAAAATCTATTCATAGTATCATAGCTTCCAGTTGTAATTCGAATCCACTTAATTAAAATGGGATAACTATATATTTTAATTAGAATCCCTCTCTTTTTTAACTCTGTGAATATCACCTTTGGATCATTATTGCTCCTTATTAGAACATAATTCCCATTATTATAGTAATGTTCATATTCACTCTCTCGTAACTTGGATAACAACCATTCTCTTCCTTCCAATTCAGAAGCTTTCAAGGATTGAATCACATCAGGATGATCCATTAATTCTTCGGCAAAGCGTATAGCCAGACTATTCACAGGGTAAGTTGAACTAGCGTTAGATAAAAAACGAATTATGTCTGGATTAGATATGGCATAACCAATCCTTAATCCTGCAATGGATAACATTTTAGAAAATGTGCGAAACACTACTACATTCTCATATTTACCCACAAGAGATATGAAGGTCTGATCATAGAAGTAATGATAAGCTTCATCGATTACCACGATAGCTCTATTTTCTCTCGCTTTTTCTATGATCATTATTACCTCTTCTTCTCTCCAAGGGTCACCTATGGGACTATTGGGATTAAGAAGTATGACAACACTTGTGTCTTCATCGATTGAGTTAATGAAATAGTTAGTGTTTAATCTGAAATCCTGCCCGTATTCGATCGGACAATATTTTAAGCCATACATTTTTGTATAGACTGAGTACATTTCAAATGTAGGTGAAGCGGAGATTACTTTTTTGCCCGGCTCTCCAAATACTTCGAACAATAACCTTATAGCATCATCTGAACCATTCGTTAAGGCTATGTTTTCAGCCTTATAATTCAAACTTTCTGCTATCTTTTTTATCAAATCATTTTTCTCTGGGTACATGGATATCATTTCAGGACTCACACTGCTCATTACTTTATTGAAAAAAGGGCCCGGTAGCCCCTCAGGGTTCTCATTCATATCCAAACGAATAAAATCTTTCCGAATGTCTTGATAAGATGTACGATATAGATTTTTCACATTAGGATTCACAAAATACATTGTTTTTCTCCTTCTCCAAAGAAATAAAATCTCCACTCAACAGATCGAGCTTAATAGATGAATGGATTTTCACCCCACTTGTGCCATCAGAGTTCGTTATACTTCTATTAAAACGGTCGATTCTTTCTTCTTTTTTGAAGTCTTGATTACTATTAACCATCTCCACAAACTGGGATATCGTATCTCCCTCTCCAGTCAAATAGCATCCTAGATAATCAGCAAAATAGTACCTATCTGCTCCTAAAACTTCTCTATTCAGTAGCCCCAACACTGGTTTGCTAGTAGCTATATATTGAAGCATAATAGAACTATAATCACTTATTATTGCATCAGTCAGGTGGATTGCAGGGTATGCATTTGAACTGCTGTCTACAACTATATTCTTAGAGTTATCTATTTTTTGTTTTATTTCTGCATACGACTGTTTAATATTAGGTCTCATTGTTTTCAAAGTTATTTCAGTAAGTGGATGTGGCCTCCAGATTAAAGAAAATTGAGCATTTTCCAAAAAATAATTGATAGTCTCCTCGATCTGGCTATACCAAGTTTCTGTTGACAAAAGGTCTGCAATACCGGTATTAAACAAAAAGGTCTTTCGTTCACGTTGAATATCTTTCCAAAGATTCAGATACGGATCTATGGAATCGTTCTGCCTCAAAGCAGCATCAATCTTTGGAGAGCCTAAATCTAATAATTTCTTCTCATCCACTCCACTATTAACATAAGCTTGCTTCAATACAGCTGACTGCACTACTATTTTATTCACATAATTACATGCAGCAGGTAGACTGACTTGAGGCTTATCTGAACTTCCAGCTACATAGTATGGCACGTACACCAACATATCTGTGTACTTTGAAAGATTCTCAGAGAAGAATCGCCGATCTACCATAGTAAGTGTGTTATATCCGTCGAATGGGTTGTGTACATAGATTGCATCTGGCTTTCTTTCTTCAAAATCATAAACTTCGAATGGAGTTGTTACGATATCCGTCGGCAGATCATTGCCTTCATAACAAAATTTTACTAACTGTCCTTCAGCATTTTTTTCATAATACGGAATGGGAACGACATAAACTTCGCATTCTGGATCGTTAACTGCTTCTCTATATATACTATCGAACGAATCCCACATTGAAGCTTTGTAAGGCATAAAAACAATTTCTAGATTAGCTTCAATAATTTCATTAATACTTTGACTGATTTGGGACGTAGCCAATTTCATTTCTGATATCTTCTGGTCTACCAATTCTACCTGATGTAGCCTTGGTTTAATGAAAAGAACTTCCATCATTAATTTTTGCAAACTCTCTTGTATTCGCTGGTCATTTGTAAAATGATCCGAAACTATATTCAAGCAATAATTACAATTGTCCAACATTTCTTCAGCTTGTTCTTTCTCTGCTAGCTTCACAAAATCCAAACCTTCGTCTACCGTGAATAATAGATCAATTAAATCTTTCTTTTTACTTCGTCTCATAGAACTAGATTCTTGTTTCATTTTTGAAACATCGTATGCATACGAACTAATTGGTTCCAGCTTTTCGTTACGCATCCATAAGCAGAGTGGGAATTTTTTACTTATTATTTGTTTCAATCTTTCTTCCTCTTCTTTTTCAGAAACAACAACACTTAACTGATACAACCGCTCGTAGGAGCTATATTCGTCTGATAATTCTAGCAATTTAGCGTAGAACATCTCGGCGTCTTCATAGTATTGAGATCTCATACAAAGATCTCCTAGCAACTCGACAACCTCTACATTGCGAGGTTGAAGCTCGAACAACTTCACAAGTAAATCTATGGCTAATTCACTAAACCCGTATTCAATCAAGTTCTCACAAATTTTTATATTTGTTGCCATACTCCCTTGTAATAGAACCTTGTAAAGCTCTTCAAACTTTTCAAACTCATGCAGACATATTAAATTAACCAACAGACTTAAAAGTATTTCTTCTATATCTTTTGTTAGATATAATTTATCTTTAGGATGGTTTAAAGTAATATTTTTAAGACTTCTCAACTCTTTTTGACTCAAATTCATTCTGGAAGAACCCATCTTAAACAAAGACTCATCCTTTAAAATATAGGACAGCAGTAAGATGTCCAAGCTGTTAGAATCATCATACTCAGAAACATTGGCCCAAATTTCCCCGGCCATCTTATACTCCTTGTTGAACTGATATGCTACAGCTCTAACATTATCTTGGACCGTAACTTGATGTGCATCCAAATATCGTTGCAATAAAGGATGGCGCAAATAATACAACGCTTCAAGTACGCTCTCAAATTGCTTCTTATTAGTTATAGGGAATATACGATTGGCCTCGATATAAATATCATCTAATGGAATCCCCGCTTTATTTACAATCTCAAAATATTTAATAATAAATGCAACGAAATCACTTTTCTGATGTACAGCTTGCAAAATATGTTCGTATCCCTTAGTTAACTCATTTCGAGATGTATACCATTCTGCGAGTCTAAAATGTGCAATGTATGAACCACTGCCCTCCGAATAAGCAATGCCTTGATCTCCAATTTCCAAACAGTTCTTCATACATCGAATAGCGTCTTTGTAGTAATAAATTTCCATGTAAAATACAGCTTGTATGTGGAAAAGATCTACTTCTCTTGGATATATCTCAACTGCTTCATTTAATATAACCAATGCTTCCTCATATTTTTTAAGTTCTCCAAGGCTCTGACATAAATAGTTTATTAACTCAGGAGCAAATGACATCTCTTTGCCCATTGAGTAAGCTTCCTTAAAATATTGAATTGCTTTTTGAGGCTCATCCATCGATAAATATGTCTTTCCCATATTAAAGAGGTTGTACGCTGATGCATTCTCCTCAACCTCTGCCTTCATTAATAAGAAGTTTCTCTTTGCTTTCTTTCTTTCAGTTAACATCTCCTCCGTATAGCCAGTATGCGTAATATTGAAATCAGTTTGCCCTCCCGCAATTAACTCCGTTTTTTCCATTGTATTAAGATGCTCATGTAAGCGATTTTTGTAGTGTAAACCAACACTATTTCTAAAAAGTCGTATAGATCTATGAACTGTCTTTCTATCACCTGTTTTGAGATTATAAATTTTCGTATAATAATAATCTGCTTCTGATTCTAGTTCACTTAGCAAATCTACTGATTCTTCTAAGTATTCATCTGCATCTAATACAAGAATATAATCGGTTACTGCATATTTTAAGGATGTGTTTCTTGCTACCGAAAAATCGTTCACCCATTCCATATGAAAAAGATCCTTCGTATACTCTTTCGCAATGGAGACTGTTTCATCTGTCGATCCCGTATCGACTATCACAATTTGATCCACTTTATTTTGAACACTATCCAGGCAGCGTCTTAGAACATCCTGTTCATTTTTAACAATCATACATAATGCAACTGTCTTCTTCATATGAGTCCCCCGTTACTTCACATTTATGACACGCCCATACTATATAATATATCGGCCTAATCATTGCCTGTTGTTAGTACTCTATTGAAGGGAAGGACTTCAATATCCGCATCCTAATGCCAAAAATCCAACTACAGCCCCAATCTTTATCATCAATAAACTGTTACCTGATATTTTCTTTATTTGCATCTTTAATCTCTCTTTAAACTAAACATATTAATACCTATGTGAAAGTAAGATTTTTGGTTCAAAGAAAAAAAGACCTTCGAGAAATATCTCGAAGGCCCTTTTTTCGGAAAATTAACGAAGCAATTGCAGAACAGCTTGTGGTTGTTGGTTTGCTTGTGCCAACATTGCTTGGGAAGCTTGCGCAAGAATATTGTTTTTAGTTTGGTTCATCATTTCTTTGGCCATATCTACATCGCGAATACGGGATTCCGCAGCAGACAGGTTCTCAGAAGTTGTTCCCAAGTTGTTGATTGTGTGCTCCAAACGGTTTTGGTTTGCACCCAGTTTGGAACGTTCAGCAGACACGTCTGTGATCGCTTTATTAATCGTAGTGATTGCTGTACTAGCATCTGTTTGTTTAGAAATATCTACAGCATTGACTCCCAAAGTAGTAGCACCCATATCGCCAATTTTCAAAGTAATGCTTTGACCTGCATTAGCTCCAATTTGGAATACTACACTAGAAGCATCCGTGTTATTCAACAATTTTTTTGTATTGAACTCAGTATCTGTAGAGATACGAGTGATCTCTTTTGTCAACTCAGCAACTTCTTTTTGAAGTTCTGCACGATCCTCATCTGTGTTTGTATCATTCGAGGATTGTACTGCCAACTCACGCATACGTTGCAGGATGGAGTGAGTCTCGTTCAGTGCGCCCTCAGCTGTTTGGATCAAAGAGATACCATCTTGAGCGTTTTTGGAAGCCATGTCCAAACCGCGAATTTGTCCACGCATTTTTTCGGAGATTGCCAAACCTGCAGCGTCGTCACCAGCACGGTTGATACGCAGACCGGAAGACAATTTCTCGATTGCTTTGTTTGTGTTAGTTGTGTTAGTGCCCAGTTGGCGATGAGTGTTCATCGCAGCGATATTGTGGTTGATAATCATTGAGTGTTTCCTCCCTGAAATAAGTTAGTTCCACATCCTTGTGGTAAACGCCGCGACATTAAGGTCGGCCGCCCTGCCGAAGCAGCGTCTAAATTATATATCGACAGAATGTAAGGAACTGTTTATAGCAAATTGGAACTTTTTTATTTTTTTTTATTTTCTGTCTCACGGAGCAATTCCATAAATGCCTCGACATTAGGTACAAGGGGTGTTGCTGACTCACGGTTTGCCTCCTGAATAGATGCATAAACCTCCTGACGGAATATGTCGATGTGCTTAGGAGCGGATATACCAATCCTCACCGTATCACCTTCTACTGCCAGTACAGTCACCTCAATATGATCCTGGATGATAATGGACTCTCCTTTTTTACGTGACAATACCAGCATCTCAAACTCCACCCTTCACTGAATTTGTATCTTTTGCTGGCCAGATCTCATGACGTGTCCCGTATGAGGACTGATGAAGGACTACTTGTTTTCCTGTTCTTTTACTCGGGTTAAGTACCACTGGTGCAAGCAAATTCATCGTGGACTTACTAACTTCTGATTGAATTGTTACGATTGAGTATACGGAAACCTCTTCACTAATCTCCAGTTCAGCTCGATCTGCCTCAGGAAGCTCAAAACTATAGTCTGGAGCGAAAACAAAAGGACTTACTAGCAAGAAAGACAATTCAGGTTCGTTTATGGACTGCAAGTAGATAAAGGGAGTCTCCTCCCATGGAATTATTGCAAATTGAGTCTCTTCATCGAATCCAGGCAAACCTTTTGAAAAGTGATATATATTATCTTCTCTAACATCAAGTTCTCCCCACATGCTTGTCTGAATATTAATAATAAGCGCCTCCTTGGCGAAGATTTTTATACAGAAAGAGCCATAGAAGTCTACAATGAAGACCGTCTATAGCTCTATTATAACTATTACATCCCTATATCTATAGCAGGCGGAGTATATTGAATTGAAGCATACTGCTTCACATAGATATCCAATTTCCCCCGATGGTACTCAATCTCTGGTTTGTTCACGGTAACGTTCATTTCAGAGACAGCCGATTCAAAACGAATACTCGGTGCTTGAGTTTCAATCCGTATATCAACGTTATCCATGGAAGCAGGCGTCCTTATTTCGGGAAAAGGCTTTGATTTCCAATTAGTACCCACAATGTTGGCAATCGTATTGCCTGGCTTGTGAATAGAAGCCAGTTCATTTCCTTGCTGAACACGTTCAGCCATGTTTTCCAGAAAGATTTTCTCAATCCCCGAATAGATGCGTGCGTTCATATCAATCATGCTTCCACCCGTATAGGCGGAGAACGCCCTACTCTGATCTACCTCGAATCGGATCGGATGGCTCTCCACGGTCAGCCTCGACGGACGTGTCGTCATTTGAACATCTGCCTTAGGCTGACGAATGGAATACTGACCTAGATCGGCATCAATTTGCAACACAGAAGGTGTTGTATGAATCTGTAGGATGGGAATGGTTTTCAAAAGATCACCCTTCCTATTTATCTAAGGAAATCAACCAAGGATTGAGAAATGATTTTAGCACCTGTAGACAACGAAGCATTGTAGATATTTTCCTGAATCTTTGATTGGATAGACAACTCGGCAAAATCCGCGTCCTCCACTTTCGATTGCAGGTCGGTTAGGTTAACTTCAAGATCACTCAATCTTCCTTGCATAAGATCAACCCTGTTCGTTTTAGCCCCAACCTCAGCACGAATGGCGAGAATTTTATCTGTACGACTGTCAATCGCATCAAGCTGATTAGACAATTCACCTAAGTTTCCGTCAGTAAGGGCCTGGCCAATCGTATTAAAGATAACAAATAAATTGTCTGTTTCTGTAGAGTTTCCAAAGAACTCATTTCCGGTAACGTTAATCGGCATTTGTATGCTCTCACCAACGATAAAGTTGATTTTCCCAGGATCGGTTATCACAGCAGCTGCGTTAGTTGTATCAAATGAACCATCCGCGCTTGCTGGAAAATCATAAGGCTTTTGATCATAGGTTTCGCCATTGAAAATGTATTTCCCATTCAACTTACTGTTTGAAATATCAACGAGTTGTGCCTTAAGTTGCTTTACCTCTTCGTTAATGCTATCCAGTGCCTCTTGGGGATTAGTTCCGGTAGCTGCATTCACTATTAGTTCCCTCAGACGTCCAATGACACTTCCGGTCTGGTCCATCACCGTATCATTAAATTCCAGCCAAGAAATCGTGCTATCCACGTTTTTTTGATATTGTTCGTTGGAAGAAAGTTCTGCACGATAACGAAGGGAGTAAGTTATCCCTACAGGATCATCAGAAGGTTTATTGATTTTACGGCCTGTTGCCAGTTGAGTTTGTGTATTGTTCATCTGCTGTGCATTGCGGTTCAAGTTAAGAACCAACTGCGAGCTAAGCATATTATTTGTAATTCTCATCGTCTTCTATGTCAGTCCCCTCTTATTATCTGCCGACTGTACCGGTAGAATTAATCAATTTATCAAGCAGCTGATCATAGGTAGTCATAAAACGTGCAGAGGCGCTGTAAGCATGCTGGAATTTGATCATGTTCGCCATCTCTTCATCCAATGAAACACCACTAACCGATTGGCGGCGAGTATCTACTTGTTCTACAAGAAACTCCGAATTAGATGTCTGACGTGCCGCTTCCTGAGATTGGACCCCGAGTTGTCCCACAATGGCACTGAACTGAGCACCAACCGTTGCATTACGCAAACCATCAGCTGATTTCATCGGCGTATCTTTAAGATTGGCAAGCAGATTCGCCAGTGTATTATTCCCCTTGATTACGGTCTCTGCTCCTGAGGCATCAGTAGTAGTTCTTAGAGATGTTGCGATCTTATTCGGATCCGCCAGAATCGCGGCGTTCAATGAGATATTGCCAGCTGTAATTGCAGTTCCACCATCAGAGGATGTGAAGAATGGTACTCCAGGAGAAGTCGATCCATCCATGCTATATCCAAGTTGATGTAGACCATTCAAACCTTTGACCGTAACGGTCAGATCAGCTGACAGTGTACGTGCAGCCCCTGTATATGTCACCCCACCCAGAACAGTATTGTCTGGCAGGACTGAGCCTGCTGGCAATGTTATTTGAATATCTCCATTGGCAAGTGTATTGGCCAGGTCATCCATTTGTTTCTGATAGTCACTGACTAATGTATCTCTCGACTTAATCATCCCGTGAACTTCGCCATTCGTGAGATTACCCGCAGCATAAGCAGTATTAAGAAAAGCCGAATCTACCGTTGCTTGTACTGCCCCACCTGTAACCAGTGCTTGCCCATTCATCTGGATCTGGTAGCCCTGGGGAGAGTCTGTGACAGTAATATTCATAATCTTGGACAATTTGTCTGCCATCAGATCACGTTGGTCACGAAGGTCATTAGCGTTATCACCAAGAGACTCTACTTTAACTATAGCGCTATTAAGGTTGGCAATGTTACCAAGATATCCTTGAATTTCACTGCCCTTCACTTCAATATTGTTATCCAAATCCTGACTCAGTGCATCCAGTTGGCGGCTGATCTGATTCATCGCATCTGTCAGAGCAAGAGTCGTCTCTTTTACGATTCGACGAGCAGTAACATCCTCCGGATTTTTGCTCAGATCGGACCACGATTTATAGAAGTTATCCATTACGGTCCGAAATCCGGTGTCAGATGGTTCATTTACAATGGCTTCAAGTTTCTCAAGTGTATCCCGTTGAATGGACCAACTTCCAAAGTTGTTGTTTTCATTACGGAACTGGTCATCGAGAAACTTCTCACGGACACGGGTAATGGAATCAAACTCCACCCCTGTTCCGAGTTGTCCTGGTGTTGTACTGTGCAAAAATGCAAACGGCTCCATAGGAATAGATGCCTGCATGTTTACCTTTTGCCGGGAGTACCCTTCGGTGTTGGCATTGGCCACATTGTGACCAGTTGTGCTAAGAGCTGTCGTCTGTGTGAACAAACTGCGTTTAGCCGTTTCGATTGAATGAAAAGTAGATGTCACCTTGTTTCCCCCTAATTAATCAGGCACGTGTATCAAAAAGACCGATTCGCCCTGGATTACCGTTCTTATCAGCAGGATGCTGATATGTGGCATCCTGTTCCGGCCGAGAAGCAAATATGTCCATTGAGAGATCAATAAACATCAATGATTGCTCGATCAGTTTTTGATTCAATTGATTAATCTCTTTCAACTCCTGCAATGTTCCCGCGAGCTTCTTCTGGACTTCAAGCAATCGCTGTTTGTCAGCCGGATCAAAAATAAGCTTGGAGATCTCTGTGATATTCAGGTTCAACATAGATTTGATCCCACGCTCCTGAAGTAATTCATGAACTGCGCTCAGTCGTTCACTTTCAAGCGGCTCCTGCTGTTTCATAAACTTGGATTCCCTATTCATCAGAGAAATGAGTTGGTCCACA
This window of the Paenibacillus marchantiae genome carries:
- a CDS encoding glycosyltransferase; translated protein: MKKTVALCMIVKNEQDVLRRCLDSVQNKVDQIVIVDTGSTDETVSIAKEYTKDLFHMEWVNDFSVARNTSLKYAVTDYILVLDADEYLEESVDLLSELESEADYYYTKIYNLKTGDRKTVHRSIRLFRNSVGLHYKNRLHEHLNTMEKTELIAGGQTDFNITHTGYTEEMLTERKKAKRNFLLMKAEVEENASAYNLFNMGKTYLSMDEPQKAIQYFKEAYSMGKEMSFAPELINYLCQSLGELKKYEEALVILNEAVEIYPREVDLFHIQAVFYMEIYYYKDAIRCMKNCLEIGDQGIAYSEGSGSYIAHFRLAEWYTSRNELTKGYEHILQAVHQKSDFVAFIIKYFEIVNKAGIPLDDIYIEANRIFPITNKKQFESVLEALYYLRHPLLQRYLDAHQVTVQDNVRAVAYQFNKEYKMAGEIWANVSEYDDSNSLDILLLSYILKDESLFKMGSSRMNLSQKELRSLKNITLNHPKDKLYLTKDIEEILLSLLVNLICLHEFEKFEELYKVLLQGSMATNIKICENLIEYGFSELAIDLLVKLFELQPRNVEVVELLGDLCMRSQYYEDAEMFYAKLLELSDEYSSYERLYQLSVVVSEKEEEERLKQIISKKFPLCLWMRNEKLEPISSYAYDVSKMKQESSSMRRSKKKDLIDLLFTVDEGLDFVKLAEKEQAEEMLDNCNYCLNIVSDHFTNDQRIQESLQKLMMEVLFIKPRLHQVELVDQKISEMKLATSQISQSINEIIEANLEIVFMPYKASMWDSFDSIYREAVNDPECEVYVVPIPYYEKNAEGQLVKFCYEGNDLPTDIVTTPFEVYDFEERKPDAIYVHNPFDGYNTLTMVDRRFFSENLSKYTDMLVYVPYYVAGSSDKPQVSLPAACNYVNKIVVQSAVLKQAYVNSGVDEKKLLDLGSPKIDAALRQNDSIDPYLNLWKDIQRERKTFLFNTGIADLLSTETWYSQIEETINYFLENAQFSLIWRPHPLTEITLKTMRPNIKQSYAEIKQKIDNSKNIVVDSSSNAYPAIHLTDAIISDYSSIMLQYIATSKPVLGLLNREVLGADRYYFADYLGCYLTGEGDTISQFVEMVNSNQDFKKEERIDRFNRSITNSDGTSGVKIHSSIKLDLLSGDFISLEKEKNNVFCES
- a CDS encoding flagellin N-terminal helical domain-containing protein, translating into MIINHNIAAMNTHRQLGTNTTNTNKAIEKLSSGLRINRAGDDAAGLAISEKMRGQIRGLDMASKNAQDGISLIQTAEGALNETHSILQRMRELAVQSSNDTNTDEDRAELQKEVAELTKEITRISTDTEFNTKKLLNNTDASSVVFQIGANAGQSITLKIGDMGATTLGVNAVDISKQTDASTAITTINKAITDVSAERSKLGANQNRLEHTINNLGTTSENLSAAESRIRDVDMAKEMMNQTKNNILAQASQAMLAQANQQPQAVLQLLR
- the csrA gene encoding carbon storage regulator CsrA → MLVLSRKKGESIIIQDHIEVTVLAVEGDTVRIGISAPKHIDIFRQEVYASIQEANRESATPLVPNVEAFMELLRETENKKK
- the fliW gene encoding flagellar assembly protein FliW — encoded protein: MWGELDVREDNIYHFSKGLPGFDEETQFAIIPWEETPFIYLQSINEPELSFLLVSPFVFAPDYSFELPEADRAELEISEEVSVYSIVTIQSEVSKSTMNLLAPVVLNPSKRTGKQVVLHQSSYGTRHEIWPAKDTNSVKGGV
- a CDS encoding DUF6470 family protein; the encoded protein is MKTIPILQIHTTPSVLQIDADLGQYSIRQPKADVQMTTRPSRLTVESHPIRFEVDQSRAFSAYTGGSMIDMNARIYSGIEKIFLENMAERVQQGNELASIHKPGNTIANIVGTNWKSKPFPEIRTPASMDNVDIRIETQAPSIRFESAVSEMNVTVNKPEIEYHRGKLDIYVKQYASIQYTPPAIDIGM
- the flgL gene encoding flagellar hook-associated protein FlgL — protein: MRITNNMLSSQLVLNLNRNAQQMNNTQTQLATGRKINKPSDDPVGITYSLRYRAELSSNEQYQKNVDSTISWLEFNDTVMDQTGSVIGRLRELIVNAATGTNPQEALDSINEEVKQLKAQLVDISNSKLNGKYIFNGETYDQKPYDFPASADGSFDTTNAAAVITDPGKINFIVGESIQMPINVTGNEFFGNSTETDNLFVIFNTIGQALTDGNLGELSNQLDAIDSRTDKILAIRAEVGAKTNRVDLMQGRLSDLEVNLTDLQSKVEDADFAELSIQSKIQENIYNASLSTGAKIISQSLVDFLR